From the genome of Tenrec ecaudatus isolate mTenEca1 chromosome 1, mTenEca1.hap1, whole genome shotgun sequence:
CATGTAAATGGACCCATATACAAAGAGAAAGGGCTTTCAACTTTGGCCAGGAGGACATTAAGAACAaatatgtaagacatgacaaaataataataatttataaattatcaggggttcatgagtgggggccagggagagagggggaaatatgaggagctgataccaagggctcaagtagaaagcaaatgttttgagaatgatgatgggagcgtatgtacaaacgtgctggacacaatggttgcatgtatggactgtgataagagttgtacgaggccccaataaaaattaaaaaaaaacaaacaaacatgagatTCTGGTCCTATTGAAGGCTATATGGTTGCCAAAAACCTTGGCCCTGGTCTAGTGCAAAAGATATCAAATAATGATTTGGCATATGCAAACAGAAACCGAACAGCAGATGCAGAAGCCCAATTGGTGGTCCTAAGACCAGTGGGAACTCTCCCAACTCTAGTAATTCTGCCAGCTCCAACTCTCCCAGATGCGCCATCTCATACTCCTGAAGAAACAACATTTGCAAAATATTCAAAGGCTAAAGAAGAACCTACCAGCTGATGGGTCCTCGCTGATGGACAGATCTTGGTCCCAGAGGTTTTGAGTCACTCCTTATTAAAATGGGTTACATCAATCTACTCACTTATGGAAGTCTACACTGATGGAGCTGGTTTGAGGTAGGTATTATATGCCACATCTAAATCAAATTGCTTCTGACATAGCCTCTAGGAGCTCCACTTGTGCTCAAGTAAATGCAAAACCCATGCAAGCGCCTTctaccccagcccctcctccctgggTATCCAGGTCTAAGGGTGCACACTCAGGGAGCACTGGGAATTAGACTGCATTGAAATAAACACCAGCATTTGGGTATAAATACTTGTTAGTTTTTATAGATACCTTTTCTTCTTGGGTCAAAGCTTTCCCTACCCGTTCTAAAACTGTTATTATAGTAACTAAAAAGCTTTTCCATGAGGCTGTTCCCCCATTTCATCCACCCCAGAGTCTGGGCTCAGACAATGGACCAGAAATCACAGTCTAAGTCTTTTGTATCCAAAGTGCTTGGAATTACCCGGACGTTATACTGCATTTATAGGCCACAGAGCTCTGGGCAGGTTGAGAGGATGAACAGGCCCCTAAAAGAAGTTCTCACTGAATTTCCTTAGAAACAGGTAAAAACTGGGCCAGTTTCCTCCCACTCACCCTTCCTCTGCACCCACTGTTCACCTTACAAAAAGGGATTTTTCTCCTTGTGAGATTATGTTCGGGAGGCCATCCTGTTGCTCTTCAAGCTACAAGATGACTACCAAGCTGATAATCATACCCATGATTTATTCGAGTCACGACAGGCGCTGCTGGTGAACAGAGAAGCTGTACCAGTCTCTCTGGGACACTGGACTCCAGTCTCCCAAAGATGTCCCCGTCTCATCTGTTCCAACCCAGAGATACAGTGTTAGTAAAGTGTTTCTGTTTCGGGACTCATTTCTTGCTGGAAAGGACCGGTCACTGTCATCCTCACCACGCCAACACCAGTCAAGGTCAACAGACTATATGCCTGGATACACGCTCTCACCTCAAAACTACCCCATCAGATGCCTAATGGAAGGTTTCCACCTTCTCATAAGATCCCCTAAAGGTAAGACTGTCTGTCCATGCTCCTAATTTTGCTTAATATACGTGTTAAATCCACGCTAAGCCCCCTGACCTGCACCTTACCCACTATGAGTGGCTCTTCATTGAGGGCCCATATGGTTGTTCTGTGGTCAATAAAGCTGACAACCTCACCGACTGGAGCATAGTACTTAATGTAACTAAAGAATGCAATCAAGGCACCCCCATCTCCTTACAGTTGACCTCTGGAAGCTTTTAAGCCTCTAAACCCCCCTGATGTCTCTACCCCAAACCCAGTCCCCTCCCAGTGTGTCATGgaggccagcccctaacaaatcatcacaggcccgGCAGGCACAGTTGCACAGCtacaataagtaaagattatagtaaaggccTAGAGAATAAGGGAGATGGGAGCGAGAGTAAAATGAagcagtcagacacatttcacagtagcacgctcacctcagctcctcttggtggtacagggctggagagagagtcattcattactaaccaaggcttatatatcttttggggacatgcaagccccctaattataggtaaagacatatgtcacaggaaacggttgtactataggtaatacagtaatgggaggggggtgatctagggatacacacactataggaagaggagggattaagggtatacatgtgacaagatgggcagattcatgatggcggcctaaccttgattgccctagagctggagacttTATTGAGCCTGAGCTCTCAGGGGAAGCAATCCTCTGTCAGTAACAGCAGGGAGCGAGCCCCACCTATTGTGGGAGAAACAATGGTGTCTGGTTGCTCTGGTTCGCTGGTGTCTTTAGGGAGgttacttgacaatcatttaccattagttgcaagcagtgtcctaaatctaccatatatatttgggggagtccAGCTGGGGAACAGTCTTTTTGTAACCCACACCAGTGTGCCATCCCCTGGAGGTATTCCCTCAAGGGTGGGAATGTGGCTGTTAGGTGGAGAGAAAGAACTCCAGGAAAGGGTCTTTATGTGTGCCCAGGACCCACCAGCCAGCCTTACTGTGCCCAGCCTCATACTTGTGTCCAAGGTGGGATTCCGACGGCGGGTTCCACTGCCACAGGTCTTTCAGCCCTCGTTAAAAATGATCCTAATTTTAGGGAGTTATCTCAAAGTATAAATGCAGACGTAAGTCACTTAGAATACGCCATTGACCAGCCCTCAGACCAGATGGAATCACTAGCTGAAAGGGCACTCCCCAACCACAGGGATTGGATCTTTCATTCGTAAAGCAAGGAGGGCTACGTGCAGCTGCAGCGTCAGGAGAGGAGTGCTGTTTTCATGCAGACAACACTGGCATCATAGAAGAAAGAATGtagaaaaacatagaaaagaacTCAAAGCCAGTGAGGGGCGGTATCAAAGATTGAATGGTCTCCCTGGGCCACAACCCTGTTACCCAGATTAGCTGGAACCCTAGCCCCCCTTCTGCTCACCCTCATGGTCGGGTCATGCATACTTAACTCCCTCTTCCATGTCATCTGCTCCTGCTTGATTGTTAAGCTTATGGTTCTCTGCACTCAGTATACCCCTcacgagcagtggttctcaaccttcctaatgctgcaaccctttaatacagctcctcatgttgtggtcaccccaaccataaaatcattccattgctacttcataactgtaattctgctactgttctgaatcatgatgtgtgggatataaaaagacttccCCAGTTTTGTCTCCCCAAgaaatgccaaacattagaggctatttgccagcacatggtgggatgtCAGaagcttagagatattctccctgaaggcatccagccatcagtctgctcccacaacaggtggggctcactccttgctgttagggacaatggattgcttcccctgaaagcttgaAGTCTCCAGCGCAAGGTCAATCAAGGTTaaactgccatcatgaatctaggatccgcccatcttgtcacatgtatacccccaatacttccccttcctattgtgtataaATCCCTAGACCATCCcccttctcattactgtattacctgtagTAAAACCCCTTCTTGTGACGTATATCTtgactgtaattagggggctggtacgctcccaaaagatatataagccttggttagcaataaatcactCTCgctgtctctctcctgccctgtaccaccaagcagaactgaggtgagcgtgctactatgaaatgtgtctgactccattatttctctctcgcctattttctttgactttactataatcgttacttattatcactgtacaattgcacctgccAGGCCTGTGacgatttgttaggggctgactCCCCTGACAGTCATGTAAATcataatgtgttttccaatggtcttaggcaacccctgtgaaaggatcgttcacccccaaaggggttgtgacccacaggttgagaaccactgctccagagaatCCTTCCAGACATCCAGACGCTCCCCTGTAAGACCAGTGGGGAATGTTCCAGCTTACCCCAATATTCTGGCCTACCCCCTCACCCAACCCAGGGAAGTGTACGTTATGCCATCTTGCCTTAAGGCCATGTCCCCTATAACCCACTGCCCTGTTGATAACTTGCTATCAAGCTGTCCAGGCAATTTTCCAGCCTAAGTTTGTAGCCTTCAGATAACTCTCTACTTTGTTCCAGGATATTATTATAGACTAACCTTTCGTTTATGTCATCAGCTAGGCTAATCAGAGTGGAAAATAGGATGCAATTGGAACTTTGTAATTTGCAGCTTGAAAAACAGGATAGGGTTTTTGCCTTTATATACCCTGCCTGACTGCTGTTTAGGGCTTTGGGGATTTTAAGAGATGCTAGTCCTCCTGGAGCCTGGGGCTTCATAAAGACCCCAAATTTGTAATTTGACATCAAGGCATTACGGTTGTCTTTTAATTTCTCACGGCATCTAACAATgggtgtagaaaacctcatctttctcccttggagtggctggtggtttcaaactgccaccgTCGTGTTAGCAGTCAGATGTGCAGCTCACTCTGCCATGAGGGCTCCTCCCGTAGTGTTGTTGCTACGGTTAGATGTCATGAACTCAGTTCCCACCCtatagtgatcctatgcacacAGTACGAAACACCGCCTGCTCCTGCCTCATCCTCAGTTATTCTGATGCCTGggctcattgttgctgccacccTGTCAGTCCCTCTTTCAGTCCAAATagtcccctccactttacaacgtatgatgtccttctccagagactggtgtctcctgacaacatgactaagtatgtaagatgaagcgctgctatccttgcctctaaggagcactttgaccgtacttcttccaaacacaccagtttgtccttttagcagtccatgatgctttcagCAGTCTTCTCTAGTACTATAATTCAAACGCATTGCTTCTTAATCAGTCAgccttgttcagtgtccaactttcacaagtatATGGGGCAATTGGCAAAAGCATCATAAGGTACACCTTTGTCAGATGATATCCTtgctttaagaggtcttgtgcaagatctcttgactgctgcttccatgagcattggttgtggatccaagcaagacaaaatcttgacaacttcaatcttttctccatttttcatgatgttacctaatcATCAGGtatgggggaaaggccagccccccacaactaatctcaggtttgataggtgcaattgtacggttaagatatataaaaattataataaagtcatagagagcatgagagatagaagagagattgaaataatggagtcagacacatttcatagtagcatgcttacctcagccTCACGTGGTGATCCACATGGAGATGGGAGACCAGAAGtcaggagagaaggggagggaaggaggacaagggaaaagggaacaagggAGTGAGGACCGGAGGAGAAGAAGGGGAGAGCCGAGAGAGGCCAACaaggctctttattgctaaccaaggcttatatacctttgggggacatgcaagcccactaattacaggtaaagacatatgtcacaggaaggggttgtactataggtaatacagtaatgagaaggggacaatctagggctatacacacaataggaaggggagggattagggcacaagtgacaagatgggtggaacctagattcagaatggcaacctaactttggatgtcacagagcaggttggacctgttctctggatctccatagaaaccattaccagtagggtgtaaaccccacctacagggaccagattAATGGTGGAAAGTCTTTAGGAagaagtaacccattgtccttatCATCAGGGAGTGGACCCTACCTGTGATGGgcccagacagttgtctggcaactgactgcctacaGGGAGgtgacttgacaatcatttaccattagctgcaagcagtgtcctaagtctaacatttaTTTGGGGGagttgacttgggagaaatctttcttttTCCTACAATCAGGTGTGATGATTTTAgtttaggtttttgttttgttttgttttttgtagtcagttgtaatccacactgaaggctgcaatccttgatcttcatcagcaagtgcttcaagtcctcctcactgtcagcaagccgctccctatcacaagttgttaataagccttcctatgatccggatgtcacattcttcttataatccagcttctctgattatctgctcagcatacagattgaataagtgtggtgaaagggtacaaacttgatgcacacctttcctaattttaagccatgcaggatTCTCTTGTTCTGGTTGTATGACGACCCCCTTGATCCAAGTTCTGAATGAATAAGTCATATGTTCTGGAATCCCCGTTCTTCCCAAGAAAGCTCTATGAGGTAGCTTTACTCTGCctaatgggttgctatgagtcagaatccacttggagGCAGGGGCTTTTGTGCCCCCAGCCCCCTGTCCCCGTCCCCATCCTCTCTGTCCTCTCACAGCCCCTGCACATCCTTTCCTTTGACTTGATACACTAAGTGGGAATGTTCTTTACCAGTCTCGTCCCCACTGGACTCTGGCCTCCCTGAGAGTACACAGTGCTTTATCTATCACTTTGCCCAGTGCACAGAGTTCAGGCTCACTGGGGAACGAAGGACCTCAGGTCTCTCCCTGCCCAGGCAGGGAGGGGgccagctccagtctctgggaggGCTATGCCTCCATAGAGAACAGTGACCTTATTAAAAGAAAGACTAACACCCGAATCGATGTCTTTGCAAACAGAAGTTAGCTTTGGTAgaatgtttccaaatatttgtttaAAAGGGAAACCATCAGCAGGGAAGAACAAAACTCTGGAGCCTCCCAAATCCAAGAATCACTTCAGAGTCAAGACGGAGGTAGTCTCAGGGATCATGACTGGAGGGGACCTGTATATCCCTGGTAGCCCTGTCCGGCAAgcactggctgctaacctcaaggccagtggCCAAACCCTCCAGTCGTcccgcaggagaaaaatgaagctgcttgctccagtaaagatttacagtctcagaacccttgTCTGGGGAGCTGTGAGTcagatcgactcaatggcagtggctttgggcaccccacgTGTGGAATTGTCTATTTTCCCTGGAGGAAGCCTGTGTCCTCATCCTGGCCCAGGCTGCCTGGCCTGATCCAGCACCTTTGCTCAGCTCCGCCCAGGGCCCTGGGCTGTGGCCTCTTGGTTCAGCTGCCGCAGAGCTGGCCTGGCCGTGCCGAGATGGGGCTGCACGGGCCAGTGCTGTGGCTGAAGAAACTCTGGGTACTCGTGCAGGTACTCCTGCATGTAGCCAAAGGCAGGGTGCTGATGACACTGTTCCCTGAGAGAGTCAagcagcacatcctggcccagtacCCCAACTTCGCCTACGACCTCTGGGGTTCCACCTTCTTCAGCATTCCGTACTTCTGGTTTGTCTTGAAGGTGTATTGGCAGCGACTCGAAGATAGGACTGAGCAAGGGAGTCTGGCCCCGAACTGCCCTGTGGTCAGCCTTTCAGGCCGAAGGGGCACCATTTGGGACTTCATGCAAGGTCAGGAGGTGGATATGGGTTTGAGgggtgtttgggtttggggtggcTGTCGGCAGGGAGGGGGGGTGAGTTGGAAAGTCCTGATGGATTCTTCTACCGCCGGTGCTCCTTCTGTGACTTCTTGCCTTCTCATGCCGTGACACCAGGACTGCTCTCAGAGGGCCACTTGGGGCACTTCTAGCCACACTGGCCTGTGGTTGCTTAAACACGGCTCTCATCTTACAGTGTGTTCTCCCTGGGGCGCTCTTTGCCCATGTCTGCCTGGTTTCAATCCCCAGCCATCCTGCAGACTTTGGCTCAAGGGCATTCCCTGTGAGAAGTGTCTCCCAGCTCCCTTAGCCCAGGTCACCCTCTCCTATGTTTGTTTTGAGGCCTAAGGTAATGTGTAACTATGTGTGGATGTTTgactcagaaggagccctggtggtgtagtggttacgagttgggctgcgattgCCATGGTTaggagttctaaaccaccagcagctctgagggagaaagactgagctttctactcctgtaaacggttccagtctcagaaacccacaagaggtcgctatgagtcagcaatgactcgatggcagtgagtttggggttgttgttgggttttttggtaTTTGATTAGGAGCTGTCACCCTCACTAGCCTGAAAGGACAGAGGCTGTCACTTGAACCGATTATGATGTCCCTTAAATCTGATGCTGTGTCTGGCATATAGTAGGTGCTCAGCAAATACTTGCTGAATtggtttctctctttctctgcatctctcccttccttcctccccagcTCTTCCCTCGCTGTCTGTCCTGTGTGTACTCactcatgctgactcagagcagccctagaggacagagtagaactgcccctgtgggtttccgagactttaactctttataggagtagcaagcctcgtctttctcccgcggagtgactggtgggttcaaactgctgaccttgtggttattagcCCAGCCCATACCCATTATGCCACCTAgggtccctttctctgctgtaaACAGACAATCCAATCCTATCTGCTTGGGTTCTTAAAGACGTCTCCAGCCAGTTTCCTCTCCCTGCTCTCACACCTCTGGGCATAGCCCGTGCAGAGCTTCCCGGGGCTGCTGATGGAACTCTCCCCTCCCTTGTTCTCTCTTCCGACCCAGCTCATGAACAGCCCTCAGGTCACACTTCCAAAAGGGCGATTCTAGCTGACCCGCACCCCCAGCTCGCCCACCCTCAGCACTTCCTCTCTGCATTCAGAAACAAGCTCAGCCATTTGAGGTCCTCACTGGTGGGCTCTGGCTCTCTTCCCAACCTCATCTGCAAGAGGGCCCTCCGCTCATTTCCTCCACAACCCAGCCTCTTGAGCCGTGCTCATCCCAAGAGCTTTCCCTTCTGCCTTGGCTGTCTTTGTCCTGCCTGAAACACCCCTGCCCTTCTCTCTAAGTTCTTCAGAGTTAACTATCTTTAGGAAGCCAGCTCTGTTccctgcaggcaggctcccagccaGACCTTCTCCTAGAACACCAGTTTCCTACCCAGAATCTGACTACCTGGTATAATAAGCCTTGACTTCCTGCTGAAGGGGAGGCCCTGCCTCTTCTCTGAATTTCTGCATCCTCATGAGGGCCCTGCCTCTTCTCTGAATTCCTCAGCACCTTCACCGGCCCAGGGCTTGGACAAATAGaaaggtccccaaggaattcaAGCAACCTAGTGTTTTTtgagttaggagccctggtggtatagtggttactcactgggctgctaagcacaaaatCAGCAGATCAACACcactgaaagatgaggctttctgttctagcACAGagctacagcctcggaaacccacagaggcagctttaCCCTGCCCggtagggtcgcgatgagtcagatgGTAGGCAGTTTAAAGAGCACTTTTTGAATCACGTTCTTTGGAGCCCAGGTCGGACAGAATTCTCTGATCCACGAAGTGTGGGAAGCCCTGCATGCTAACTACACCCTCTTTCCTGCTGGAGAGTCACCATACACTGCAGCATTCAAAAGCGTCTAAGAAATGGACTCCAGATTTTGTTGATTCATAGGGGCTAGGTAACCCCCCAAAACTGTCTCCATGAAAGAACCTCTAAAATTTAAATTATCCCCCAACATCTTATTAAGACCGAACAAGTTCAACCTAACTAGTTAAAAATATCTGCTTTATGTTAACTATAATGAACGATTAGTAAGTCTTCATtctcccccacacaccccactcaAAAAAAATGTGCCCTGAGACGTGTCCTCTGAACAACTACCTGTAGGAGAGCAAAGGGCAACAGCATCTCTGACGCATAGACAGGAACCGTAGGGGGCAGTAGCTTGtgtcagaaaaggaggtgaacacAGTAATGTAACCTGTGTCACTGAGCATCCACGAAGAGGCCATTGGATTGGTGTGTGTTTTGCTCAACAGCACAATTCTTTAcaagccaaaacaaacaaacccagcgaCATCTATGCCATTAGGAgacgtttttgggttttttttcccaaaccattttattaagagctaatccagacatcatatcattccatagttcgatCTTATCAAGCAGTATTGGACAATTGTTATCAAGAAGACATTTTTTTCAGAGTACATTTTTGATGtgctggaaaataaaaaaacGTTATCATATGATTGTGTTCTTTTAGTTAATGGTGTCTTTCTGATAGGTGAACTGACTATTGGACCCAGAAGGAGGTGAAAAAAATCACACAGAGCCTGACATtatattgaaaaaataaatttcagTTTATATTGTGGAGGGAAAGAATGAAATAATGAACGAAAGGCTATCAAGTTGTAAAAACATGTTTTTGAAGCCTCGGAGACGTTCTGcagtttaaacaaacaaaaacattcatTTCGCACATCGCTGACTGACTTCCCACAGGAACACACTCTGGCAAATGCCCCCAttcaagggaatgtccagtgtcgCCATGTTGTTAAACACGGTTAAGAACGCGATTCCTAATCACAGAGGCCGGTGACCAGAACCCACCCACTGGTGCCTGGGAAGGAAAGTCTGGCGAGGTGCTGGAAGgtcacacacttggaaaccctgtgggacccAAGCACTTCCAATCCCAACACACGGGGTCTCCCTGAGGGGGAAATGACTCGACGGCAGCTGGGTTTGTTGTCGTTCATATCTTTCTAAAGAACATGTTTTAATAATCATTGGTTGAAAATGGAGAAAACTGATCCAGAAAGGGAACTAAGCTAATGAGTGGCAGAGCTGGACTCCCCAAATCAGGGCTTCTGCTTCTGGTTCATGTACCTCAGGCAGCATTCCTGCCAGATGGGGGGGACTCACAGTTTGGTGAGAATTCGCTCCTTCACCAAGGAGTTACAGGTGTCAtagcaggtgggtatcataaaTCAATCTTTAGGGTCCCATGGGCTAGGAACCGAGATAAAGGTAAGAGCTTTGCCTGCAGGGCTGGGAaggtgtcctggaagaagtggctTTGAGAGTAGACCTTGAAGAATGAATGTGATTTATGTTAATTGAGCAGGGAAAAGGGAAGGGAAGAAATTGTTTTTTCCTTGTCATTTTAAACCACACTGCACAAGTAGCCTGTTTATTCAACAAACATCCACTAAGCCATCACTGATAACAGAGCAATGAAATGGCAACCAGCTCCTATAATTAGCTATGTACTCCATGCCCTTAGTGcagtggagctctggtggcctagtgagttACAACTTACTTGGGCTgcaagctgcaaggtcagcagttccaacccaccagccactcactgggagaaagatgaggctttctactcctataacaagtctcagtcttggaaacccacagggggcagttctaccctgtcctgtggcccATTCATGGCATTTACTTGCTTTTTTCCATAGTCCATTTTCAGGGACCAGTTTACATTTCAAAAGCTGGTTCCCTTTGTCTTTACTCCATTGCTGCAGCTGGGACTGAAGAATGGAGACAGGGGGACTGAGAAGGGAATTTTGAAAAAGTTCctgttggtgcagtgggttactttttgagccactaaccacaagattggtggttcaaacccaccagctgctccccgggagagaAAAAGAGGCTATCTTccccataaaaatttataatctTCACAAATTCCCAAAGCGGGTGCTATCACCTCCTGGGGAGCACTTGAACAAAAGCAGATatacctaaggagccctggtgttgtgggGGGTTATACATtaagctgctaattgcaagaccagtaattcaaaactaccagctgctcctcatgagaaagatgaggctttctactcccagccggagttacagtctcagaagtctaCAGTCCCTGTCACATTAGGCTGCTATGTGCCAGAATTGATTCAACGGCAGTGatttgaaggagctctggtggcatggtggattatgcattgggctgctaactacaaggtcagcagttcaaaaccaccagctgctctggagaaaaaggaggctttcgacccacaggggcagttctgtcctgttctaGAGGGTCCTTGTGAGTTTGAATTGGCTCCGTGGCGGTGAGGGAGGTGAATCCTGGAGTGTGGGCTGCAGAACAGTCTGTCCTTGCAAGGAGGGGGCTGGGTCACCTTGTTTCCTGAAAAGGGGTCTAAGGGCAAAGAGGTTTGGAAACGTATtctgtgtagggtcactgtgagttgtaatcAGCTTGATGGCCATGGATGTGTAGGGCAATGCAGAAGGAAACAGAACTGATGCCAGCCTTGGAAGAGCCCATAACCCAGTGAGGGGGCAGTGACGGAAGCCAGGACACTGGAGGAAGGGGCAGGGCAGAGAGGTGGCCCTGGGAAGGCTGCTGAGAAGAGGGGGTGGTGAGCTGACTGTGTGCAGAGAGGGAGGCCCTGGAATGGGTGAAGAAGAAGTGGGTACACGGAGGTGGGTGGCAAGCAAGTGCAGAGGCCTGTGATGTGCGGTGCGCGTGAGCATCTTTCAGCTGGGCAGACGTGGGGTGAGAAACAGGAAGGTGTGAGAGATGAGATGGAAGACACAGGGGATCAGAGACAGAAGGACCTATGGGTCTTCCCAAAGAGGGTGGGCTTTACCCTGAGTGTGTTCGTGAATTCTGGAAGGAGCTTCAAGCTGGGATACCACTCTGCATATTAGAGAGACATCCTGTAGCAGAGACAGCAAGTCACTATGACGCTCAGTTTTATGCTTGGgtacaaactccaaactcactttaGAGTGACAGTTTGGAAGATCGGAAGACTCTTGATGGAGATCTAAAGCAACTCCTTCATTTTCCAGATGCCAAGACCAGAGAGGGTGAGTGACTAGTCAGCGCCACACAGCAGGTTCTGAGTAGAGGCAGAACGAGGACTTGTGCTTGTGCACTTCTCAGCCAGGACACTCTGTTTTGGGGTGTTGGGTGAGACCAGAGGTTTGGAGCAATTCCTCACCACCTCCCACTGTGTGCACATGTacgtacacacactcacaca
Proteins encoded in this window:
- the DIO1 gene encoding type I iodothyronine deiodinase isoform X2, with translation MGLHGPVLWLKKLWVLVQVLLHVAKGRVLMTLFPERVKQHILAQYPNFAYDLWGSTFFSIPYFWFVLKVYWQRLEDRTEQGSLAPNCPVVSLSGRRGTIWDFMQDGWAFKNNVAIRTHQNLQDRLRAARLLLDRGPQCPVVVDTMENESSRLYAALPERLYVLQEGRVLYKGKPGPWNYHPEEVRAVLEKLDS